A single window of Oncorhynchus keta strain PuntledgeMale-10-30-2019 chromosome 34, Oket_V2, whole genome shotgun sequence DNA harbors:
- the LOC118367421 gene encoding ETS translocation variant 1 isoform X1, producing MDGIQDQQVPYIKSNRPQGKTTCSERPANDRKRKLINSDLALDTEELFQDLSQLQETWLAEAQVPDNDEQFVPDYQTENLAFHGLQLKIKKEPHSPCSELGSACSQERPFKLHYGEKCLYNISAYQQHKHPTGMKPSSPATPPCSNPVSPLRNGSPTAIPTPKPDRTYPHLQPSQPLPDSTYSMDHRFRRQLSEPCHSFPSPPSMSRDGRPMYHRQMSEPNILFPPQGFKQEYSDPLFEHPAMVGAPIPPTYPPSMMIKQEPRDFTYDSAEVPSCHSVYLRQDGYLAHSSRTEGCMFDKVARHFYDDTCVVPEKVEGDIKQESGLYREGPTYQRRGSLQLWQFLVALLDDPSNSHFIAWTGRGMEFKLIEPEEVARRWGIQKNRPAMNYDKLSRSLRYYYEKGIMQKVAGERYVYKFVCDPEALFSMAFPDNQRPVLKTDMERQINEEDTVPLSHFDENMAYVQEAGPYCNPPHPYSEGYVY from the exons AACTCTTCCAGGACCTCAGTCAACTGCAAGAGACCTGGCTGGCGGAAG CTCAAGTTCCCGACAATGACGAGCAGTTTGTCCCAGACTACCAGACTGAAAACT TGGCATTCCACGGACTGCAGCTGAAGATCAAGAAGGAGCCCCACAGCCCCTGCTCCGAGCTGGGCTCCGCCTGTAGCCAGGAGCGGCCCTTCAAACTCCACTATGGGGAGAAGTGCCTGTACAACATCAG TGCCTACCAGCAGCACAAACACCCCACAGGCATGAAGCCCTCCAGCCCAGCGACGCCCCCCTGCAGCAACCCCGTGTCCCCCCTTCGTAATGGCTCCCCCACGGCCATCCCCACCCCCAAACCAGACAGGACGTACCCCCACCTCCAGCCCTCCCAGCCCCTCCCGGACAGCACTTACTCCATGGACCACAG ATTTCGACGTCAGCTGTCGGAGCCCTGCCACTCGTTCCCCTCCCCACCGTCGATGTCTCGGGACGGAAGGCCCATGTACCACAGACAGATGTCTGAGCCCAACATCCTGTTCCCCCCACAAGGCTTCAAGCAGGAGTACTCCGACCCCTTGTTTGAGCACCCTGCCATGGTAGGGGCGCCCATTCCCCCCACGTACCCCCCCTCCATGATGATCAAACAGGAGCCCAGGGATTTCACCTATGACTCAG CAGAAGTGCCTAGCTGCCATTCTGTCTACCTGAGGCAAGACGGCTATCTGGCTCACAGCAGCAGGACTGAAG GCTGCATGTTCGATAAAGTCGCAAGACATTTCTACGACGACACCTGCGTGGTCCCCGAAAAGGTTGAAG GTGACATAAAGCAGGAGTCAGGTCTGTACCGTGAAGGTCCAACCTACCAGCGCCGAGGCTCACTGCAGCTCTGGCAGTTCCTGGTGGCTCTCCTGGACGACCCGTCCAACTCTCACTTTATCGCCTGGACCGGCCGGGGCATGGAGTTCAAACTCATCGAGCCAGAGGAG GTTGCACGTCGATGGGGAATCCAGAAGAACCGACCTGCTATGAACTACGACAAACTCAGCCGATCGTTACGCTATTACTACGAAAAAGGCATTATGCAGAAG GTGGCAGGGGAGAGATACGTGTACAAATTTGTGTGCGACCCCGAGGCTCTGTTCTCCATGGCCTTCCCTGACAATCAGCGGCCCGTGCTGAAGACGGACATGGAGCGGCAGATCAACGAGGAGGACACAGTGCCGCTGTCACACTTTGACGAGAACATGGCCTACGTACAGGAGGCGGGGCCCTACTGCAACCCGCCACACCCGTACAGCGAGGGCTACGTTTATTAA
- the LOC118367421 gene encoding ETS translocation variant 1 isoform X2: MDGIQDQQVPYIKSNRPQGKTTCSERPANDRKRKLINSDLALDTEELFQDLSQLQETWLAEAQVPDNDEQFVPDYQTENLAFHGLQLKIKKEPHSPCSELGSACSQERPFKLHYGEKCLYNISAYQQHKHPTGMKPSSPATPPCSNPVSPLRNGSPTAIPTPKPDRTYPHLQPSQPLPDSTYSMDHRFRRQLSEPCHSFPSPPSMSRDGRPMYHRQMSEPNILFPPQGFKQEYSDPLFEHPAMVGAPIPPTYPPSMMIKQEPRDFTYDSEVPSCHSVYLRQDGYLAHSSRTEGCMFDKVARHFYDDTCVVPEKVEGDIKQESGLYREGPTYQRRGSLQLWQFLVALLDDPSNSHFIAWTGRGMEFKLIEPEEVARRWGIQKNRPAMNYDKLSRSLRYYYEKGIMQKVAGERYVYKFVCDPEALFSMAFPDNQRPVLKTDMERQINEEDTVPLSHFDENMAYVQEAGPYCNPPHPYSEGYVY; encoded by the exons AACTCTTCCAGGACCTCAGTCAACTGCAAGAGACCTGGCTGGCGGAAG CTCAAGTTCCCGACAATGACGAGCAGTTTGTCCCAGACTACCAGACTGAAAACT TGGCATTCCACGGACTGCAGCTGAAGATCAAGAAGGAGCCCCACAGCCCCTGCTCCGAGCTGGGCTCCGCCTGTAGCCAGGAGCGGCCCTTCAAACTCCACTATGGGGAGAAGTGCCTGTACAACATCAG TGCCTACCAGCAGCACAAACACCCCACAGGCATGAAGCCCTCCAGCCCAGCGACGCCCCCCTGCAGCAACCCCGTGTCCCCCCTTCGTAATGGCTCCCCCACGGCCATCCCCACCCCCAAACCAGACAGGACGTACCCCCACCTCCAGCCCTCCCAGCCCCTCCCGGACAGCACTTACTCCATGGACCACAG ATTTCGACGTCAGCTGTCGGAGCCCTGCCACTCGTTCCCCTCCCCACCGTCGATGTCTCGGGACGGAAGGCCCATGTACCACAGACAGATGTCTGAGCCCAACATCCTGTTCCCCCCACAAGGCTTCAAGCAGGAGTACTCCGACCCCTTGTTTGAGCACCCTGCCATGGTAGGGGCGCCCATTCCCCCCACGTACCCCCCCTCCATGATGATCAAACAGGAGCCCAGGGATTTCACCTATGACTCAG AAGTGCCTAGCTGCCATTCTGTCTACCTGAGGCAAGACGGCTATCTGGCTCACAGCAGCAGGACTGAAG GCTGCATGTTCGATAAAGTCGCAAGACATTTCTACGACGACACCTGCGTGGTCCCCGAAAAGGTTGAAG GTGACATAAAGCAGGAGTCAGGTCTGTACCGTGAAGGTCCAACCTACCAGCGCCGAGGCTCACTGCAGCTCTGGCAGTTCCTGGTGGCTCTCCTGGACGACCCGTCCAACTCTCACTTTATCGCCTGGACCGGCCGGGGCATGGAGTTCAAACTCATCGAGCCAGAGGAG GTTGCACGTCGATGGGGAATCCAGAAGAACCGACCTGCTATGAACTACGACAAACTCAGCCGATCGTTACGCTATTACTACGAAAAAGGCATTATGCAGAAG GTGGCAGGGGAGAGATACGTGTACAAATTTGTGTGCGACCCCGAGGCTCTGTTCTCCATGGCCTTCCCTGACAATCAGCGGCCCGTGCTGAAGACGGACATGGAGCGGCAGATCAACGAGGAGGACACAGTGCCGCTGTCACACTTTGACGAGAACATGGCCTACGTACAGGAGGCGGGGCCCTACTGCAACCCGCCACACCCGTACAGCGAGGGCTACGTTTATTAA
- the LOC118367421 gene encoding ETS translocation variant 1 isoform X3 — protein MLQDLSAGVFFPPCLQHRSFAQVPDNDEQFVPDYQTENLAFHGLQLKIKKEPHSPCSELGSACSQERPFKLHYGEKCLYNISAYQQHKHPTGMKPSSPATPPCSNPVSPLRNGSPTAIPTPKPDRTYPHLQPSQPLPDSTYSMDHRFRRQLSEPCHSFPSPPSMSRDGRPMYHRQMSEPNILFPPQGFKQEYSDPLFEHPAMVGAPIPPTYPPSMMIKQEPRDFTYDSAEVPSCHSVYLRQDGYLAHSSRTEGCMFDKVARHFYDDTCVVPEKVEGDIKQESGLYREGPTYQRRGSLQLWQFLVALLDDPSNSHFIAWTGRGMEFKLIEPEEVARRWGIQKNRPAMNYDKLSRSLRYYYEKGIMQKVAGERYVYKFVCDPEALFSMAFPDNQRPVLKTDMERQINEEDTVPLSHFDENMAYVQEAGPYCNPPHPYSEGYVY, from the exons ATGCTTCAGGATTTAAGCGCGGGTGTCTTCTTTCCGCCCTGTTTGCAGCACAGAAGTTTTG CTCAAGTTCCCGACAATGACGAGCAGTTTGTCCCAGACTACCAGACTGAAAACT TGGCATTCCACGGACTGCAGCTGAAGATCAAGAAGGAGCCCCACAGCCCCTGCTCCGAGCTGGGCTCCGCCTGTAGCCAGGAGCGGCCCTTCAAACTCCACTATGGGGAGAAGTGCCTGTACAACATCAG TGCCTACCAGCAGCACAAACACCCCACAGGCATGAAGCCCTCCAGCCCAGCGACGCCCCCCTGCAGCAACCCCGTGTCCCCCCTTCGTAATGGCTCCCCCACGGCCATCCCCACCCCCAAACCAGACAGGACGTACCCCCACCTCCAGCCCTCCCAGCCCCTCCCGGACAGCACTTACTCCATGGACCACAG ATTTCGACGTCAGCTGTCGGAGCCCTGCCACTCGTTCCCCTCCCCACCGTCGATGTCTCGGGACGGAAGGCCCATGTACCACAGACAGATGTCTGAGCCCAACATCCTGTTCCCCCCACAAGGCTTCAAGCAGGAGTACTCCGACCCCTTGTTTGAGCACCCTGCCATGGTAGGGGCGCCCATTCCCCCCACGTACCCCCCCTCCATGATGATCAAACAGGAGCCCAGGGATTTCACCTATGACTCAG CAGAAGTGCCTAGCTGCCATTCTGTCTACCTGAGGCAAGACGGCTATCTGGCTCACAGCAGCAGGACTGAAG GCTGCATGTTCGATAAAGTCGCAAGACATTTCTACGACGACACCTGCGTGGTCCCCGAAAAGGTTGAAG GTGACATAAAGCAGGAGTCAGGTCTGTACCGTGAAGGTCCAACCTACCAGCGCCGAGGCTCACTGCAGCTCTGGCAGTTCCTGGTGGCTCTCCTGGACGACCCGTCCAACTCTCACTTTATCGCCTGGACCGGCCGGGGCATGGAGTTCAAACTCATCGAGCCAGAGGAG GTTGCACGTCGATGGGGAATCCAGAAGAACCGACCTGCTATGAACTACGACAAACTCAGCCGATCGTTACGCTATTACTACGAAAAAGGCATTATGCAGAAG GTGGCAGGGGAGAGATACGTGTACAAATTTGTGTGCGACCCCGAGGCTCTGTTCTCCATGGCCTTCCCTGACAATCAGCGGCCCGTGCTGAAGACGGACATGGAGCGGCAGATCAACGAGGAGGACACAGTGCCGCTGTCACACTTTGACGAGAACATGGCCTACGTACAGGAGGCGGGGCCCTACTGCAACCCGCCACACCCGTACAGCGAGGGCTACGTTTATTAA
- the LOC118367421 gene encoding ETS translocation variant 1 isoform X4 yields the protein MLQDLSAGVFFPPCLQHRSFAQVPDNDEQFVPDYQTENLAFHGLQLKIKKEPHSPCSELGSACSQERPFKLHYGEKCLYNISAYQQHKHPTGMKPSSPATPPCSNPVSPLRNGSPTAIPTPKPDRTYPHLQPSQPLPDSTYSMDHRFRRQLSEPCHSFPSPPSMSRDGRPMYHRQMSEPNILFPPQGFKQEYSDPLFEHPAMVGAPIPPTYPPSMMIKQEPRDFTYDSEVPSCHSVYLRQDGYLAHSSRTEGCMFDKVARHFYDDTCVVPEKVEGDIKQESGLYREGPTYQRRGSLQLWQFLVALLDDPSNSHFIAWTGRGMEFKLIEPEEVARRWGIQKNRPAMNYDKLSRSLRYYYEKGIMQKVAGERYVYKFVCDPEALFSMAFPDNQRPVLKTDMERQINEEDTVPLSHFDENMAYVQEAGPYCNPPHPYSEGYVY from the exons ATGCTTCAGGATTTAAGCGCGGGTGTCTTCTTTCCGCCCTGTTTGCAGCACAGAAGTTTTG CTCAAGTTCCCGACAATGACGAGCAGTTTGTCCCAGACTACCAGACTGAAAACT TGGCATTCCACGGACTGCAGCTGAAGATCAAGAAGGAGCCCCACAGCCCCTGCTCCGAGCTGGGCTCCGCCTGTAGCCAGGAGCGGCCCTTCAAACTCCACTATGGGGAGAAGTGCCTGTACAACATCAG TGCCTACCAGCAGCACAAACACCCCACAGGCATGAAGCCCTCCAGCCCAGCGACGCCCCCCTGCAGCAACCCCGTGTCCCCCCTTCGTAATGGCTCCCCCACGGCCATCCCCACCCCCAAACCAGACAGGACGTACCCCCACCTCCAGCCCTCCCAGCCCCTCCCGGACAGCACTTACTCCATGGACCACAG ATTTCGACGTCAGCTGTCGGAGCCCTGCCACTCGTTCCCCTCCCCACCGTCGATGTCTCGGGACGGAAGGCCCATGTACCACAGACAGATGTCTGAGCCCAACATCCTGTTCCCCCCACAAGGCTTCAAGCAGGAGTACTCCGACCCCTTGTTTGAGCACCCTGCCATGGTAGGGGCGCCCATTCCCCCCACGTACCCCCCCTCCATGATGATCAAACAGGAGCCCAGGGATTTCACCTATGACTCAG AAGTGCCTAGCTGCCATTCTGTCTACCTGAGGCAAGACGGCTATCTGGCTCACAGCAGCAGGACTGAAG GCTGCATGTTCGATAAAGTCGCAAGACATTTCTACGACGACACCTGCGTGGTCCCCGAAAAGGTTGAAG GTGACATAAAGCAGGAGTCAGGTCTGTACCGTGAAGGTCCAACCTACCAGCGCCGAGGCTCACTGCAGCTCTGGCAGTTCCTGGTGGCTCTCCTGGACGACCCGTCCAACTCTCACTTTATCGCCTGGACCGGCCGGGGCATGGAGTTCAAACTCATCGAGCCAGAGGAG GTTGCACGTCGATGGGGAATCCAGAAGAACCGACCTGCTATGAACTACGACAAACTCAGCCGATCGTTACGCTATTACTACGAAAAAGGCATTATGCAGAAG GTGGCAGGGGAGAGATACGTGTACAAATTTGTGTGCGACCCCGAGGCTCTGTTCTCCATGGCCTTCCCTGACAATCAGCGGCCCGTGCTGAAGACGGACATGGAGCGGCAGATCAACGAGGAGGACACAGTGCCGCTGTCACACTTTGACGAGAACATGGCCTACGTACAGGAGGCGGGGCCCTACTGCAACCCGCCACACCCGTACAGCGAGGGCTACGTTTATTAA